A window of Amaranthus tricolor cultivar Red isolate AtriRed21 chromosome 8, ASM2621246v1, whole genome shotgun sequence genomic DNA:
aaattaaaataacaaaactctcctcctatcaaatcctaccacataagagtgatttgttaacctcacaaataaccgttatttactaagactttctcttttagaacggtaatataaaaatttataatatagtagGACATTTGATTTAAGGcaaccttttgttaatttcctttttttttttccttatttattcAATCGTTTACCTATTCAAATTATTTATGAAAGTAAGAGAACTGAGAATATGAATTATTCTATTGgtagtcaattttaatttttatcttttatctttctaataatatttgattttcatCAATTATAGGAGATGTTAAATCTCTTTACCTCTTGTCTGCAGGGATTATCTAACTTAGcctcaagtaaaaaaaaatatatacgaGGCCTTGAGTATTTTTTACattagtatattattttgttttatattgattattttcaCCCAATCCTTTTCATTGCAAGAACATCTCTCGATCTTTTTGAGTCGAGAGATTCTTTGACCGTGtttttctttatgggtatgagttgtcgtttTTTTTCCTCCCCTATCATAGTTTTTAATGGGTGGAATATACTGGATATGATAATGACGACGACTTTCAATTTAGAccatataatttaaaaactataaaataaacagattttaaaatttattatatatttttactcCGTATCTAAGTAATACTATCTAATGTAATTTAATTACCACAACtattaatcattattaaaaagaaaaaaaaaaagtatagaaAAGGAAGGAATATAGAACTTACATGGCAGTGATAAACATAACCAGGCTCCTTAGTGGCATCAAAAGGGTAGGATACATTTGAATGGATgtaagagaatttcaccaaaatCTTAGTCACATAACCTGGCCACATTTTGAACACATTTTTCCACCCACTTTCGTGTTTTGGAACACGTAATTCATTTCCACGACCATATTTGTGTACATTACATTTACGTGCATCGTTCAATTTAACCATACAATCTTTAAACGTATCGAATTCTAATATCTTTTTTTGATCCAACACCACAAATAACCCTAAATGGACGTGAAGTGGATGATTATCCTCTGTTAAATTTATAACGTACCATATTTCACTAGACCCGGGTTTTGGTGTCTCGGTTACTGGATCATCGAATGATAACCCGTTTATATATAAATGGGTGGGTTCGTCTGATGGACTTGTGTACTCGTACATTGCAATGTATCGTGTTTGTGAAGCAGTTGATAAATTTGGTATCGGGTATTTCATTAATCTTGAAGGGATACGAGCCGGGTCGGTTACGTGGTGACCTTTGATGATGAATTTCATGACCTTGCTGCTTGATTTGTCCACCGGGTCCCCTGCATTAATCGAAAcgtatatgaaaatatttaacATACACTCTACGCTCTCTACCTATATGACATACATAACATGTCAATTATCAAGCGGTAAATAACACATTTTGCAGCCTTAATTATAAGCTTAATCCTTTGATCGATATATGTCGTATCTTGAAATAAGCCTTGAATATAAGATTaactttttgtttgatttattgacATGGTAACAGAGCAACTATTATGTTTTTGAAACTTAGCAATCCTCATAAACGTAACGTGATAAATCGTATAATACAAGTTGCAGCTCTAATTAcaagtttaaacttttttgagTTAGTTATTTGACAAATTATGTTATGCTTATGTTAGTTAACTACACTTTATGTATGCTTTTATCAATAAAGTTGGGATAATAAGAGAAAATCTTAAGTcattaccaaaataaaaaattgtcaaGGTAGTACTACTGTCACCTACAAGTAGAAAAATAAGACATGAAAAGGCAAGACATAAAACttatacataattatttttaaatatttacaagttcatatatatatatatatgatcattttaaattcgtcttgatatataaaatttatcatatacttttatatatattaaaaattatggattATCTTTTAATGGATGAGCACAAGTAATTAGTCTCTATTTGGCATTTAGCTAGAAGGCTAATGCTTTCCGAttagtaacacatttttatggACCCATTACTTCTTGTTTGATTCGTGCATGACACTAGACACCAAGTATATCCAGCCAAATTTTAATCCACTTTCATACTTTTTTGTTATATTGACaaactattattattgtatGGTCTTTTTATTTTTGCCACACTACTCAAAAgtcaataaataagaaaaagtaaAGAGTTTGATAAAGATTAAGGAAGTTGTAGAAAATACTAGATTGAACTctattaaataattttgtttaatGTTTCTTCCACTTTAATTAGGtttgaataatattattatttcttttaaaaaattaaatttgattttcacttAAAGTACTTTTTATTTTCCTCAATCTACActgtaataaataaaaaaaataaaaatgtctcAAATGGAAAACAATTACATACTGCTCTCACCTAGCTCTCATTTTTCTTCCATCTACCCTTATATATAATAAAgcaatatttaaaagtatacTTTTGTATTAACTCTACCATTAAGATGACGGTTAAGGAAAGTCAATTAACACTACTGTGATcagattaaaacaaaatttaaagtaGGTAGAGATTTAGAGAACATTAATGAAATGTAGTTTACAAAAATATTGGAATTAAGGGAGAAGTGATTAATTTAAACGAATTTTCAAATGAGACTGATTTAGACAATTTTAATTAGGTTGTTGTAATGTATTTTTTCGgtcttaaattaattatttataacttcaCTTCAATAAAACTGACTTTTTACGATATAAGATTTAGTAACATTAAAAATGTCactcatttatatttttagtgtaataattgttggtttttataTTAAGTtctactataaaataatttagtaaaactttatttggtttttagtgacatatgtaattattaccataaatctataatctatagcgacatttatgagaaatgtcactaaatcataTGGTACGAAAAACTTTAGTTTGATTTCTTATTATGCTATTAAAggatttaataaatattactaAATCCACTATACAcaccattagaaatttaaacTTATATCCCACGTAAAATTTATTATGTTATAGTACTTAAAGCGATCAATTACAATCTTGAAATgaccaaaaactaaaataataatataaaaatatagagGATAAGGAGTACATGCAAGAACATGATCATTAAAAGCAGTACTAAGAgcaattcaacactataaaaCACCacgaaaaaaattaatggatTGGTAGGTAAAGTATGATTATATCAAGTTAATAATTATAAGAGCACTAAATagagtttataataattaatttatcacTAATTGAGAACCAATCATTTTTACTAAATAAGGTTATTAATTTGATTCTCACTGTGgctctctaatttttttttcactcaatctatcatttcatttattttggattgtttcttttaatttattttgcaacattttcatttttaataatgTCCTTATATGTTTCTTTAATTCCAGCCACTTTTTAATCTTTATGTCATTTCGTATTGTATCATTCTCATGCGAACAAAGGCTAGAaggataatttttttattaattaactgAAAATCAAGTCTTATCTTAGTTGGAATATTTACCTCTTATTTTTTCTAGATAAGTTTTTATATGTTATTCTCAGAGTCCCTCTCTAACCCTTTCCTTCACTCAGCCTAACATTGCATTCTATTTTGGATCATTCCTTTTAATTtatcaacattttaatttttttcaataatattcgttttctttaattcttatccatACATGCATCTTCTCTTTTAACATTTCAATCCACACAATCTTAATATCCCGAGCACTTTCTttatctttgtgtcattttgcaTTCTATCAATCTGATGCGAACAAATCAAGCACAAGGATCTAATATAATAGGagtaataacaacaacaacaataataataataataataataataataaaataatatttttttcgtttcatTATACTGCAATTGATAGTGTCACTTTCAGATACTAAATGTCATATTTAGTTGCACATATTTCAGAACGGATATGTATTAATTAATAGAGcatgaagtaaaaaaaaaaaaaaaaaaggtaaaagaaAGAATGATAATTACGTACCAGATGGAAAAGGATAAGGAGCGTCATTAGCAAGCACCGCAAAATTGGATTTAAAGTtggaaaaatcaataataagatCAGAGATTTCAGACGGAGCCAAAAGAGTGTGTTTAGAAGAAGTGGGCCCAGAAAGATAAGCAGAATCAGAACCAATATGAATAAAAGGAACACCATTTGTAAGGTAAAATCTATAAAAACGAGCATTGCTTGTGTTTATGATTCTAAATCGATATTTACGACGTTCTACTTTCATGTATGGCCATGCTTTCCCGTTTACTATTATTACTGTCCCGAAATACTCTGGCTGCCATTCTGGATGTATTTCTGGATTGTTTCCTGTAcatattatcaataataattaaaagactaaaatagaaaattaaataaaacataaataccatttataagtttattatcattaaaaaaattaatcttaaaataatcaattcaaTAGATATAATGGCACGTAACCTAAtgtcatttgagaatttgtctAACTTAGTTTTGCTTTCCACATAAATCAAGTAAAGAAGTGGAGAAAGAAAGCAACATTATAACAGCTATGTTTAAAGCAAGACAACTGACAACTATGCGTTATTTTGGGAATCTACATTCACTTCCTCTTTAatacaattaatttattagcttaatattatattttttcttttctacttgtaatataataatatattgtgagtaataatatcactattaatatcaattttaaaaaactaattataataatataacattttaatatatattagagtTTTAAGTCttaatcataaattttaatttttaattgaattggttCTTTAACATAATATCAGACTACATGTTAAAAGTTTAAATCTCACTATACATCCTTTTGAGCACAATCATTAACACCTTTTGAAACCCAAAGAGTAATTCATTCCAAGCTAAATTAAGATTTAAGACTAAAAACCTTTCGAATTCTAGAATAATTCAAtggaaaaaatttattaaaatttcaaattaattatcaatatgaTTTACCCTAGATAAAAGTGCACAATAGACTTTATGGGCGTGAtagaatatataaatataaatataaatatatatatatatatatatatatatatttatcttaaatttaagcttttgcttaaattaatttctgcacattattaacaaaaaaaatttatagctAGCATTGCTTACCAGTGGTGTTCATGTAGATGGATCCATTGATATAAAAATCCCTATCACAAACAACCAAAACCCGATCAAATTCATCACCACACGGAAGTCCAAGTGGATCCTCAACTTGGGGATGACGAACAATATAAGCACCACTAAGCCCAGCCAAAAGATTAACCCTAGTCAACCCCATTGCATGATCATGATACCAAGCATTACCAGGTTGTTGTTGGTTATGATAATGGTAAGTTTTCTTAGTCCAACCCGGCCCTGTTTCTTTAAACCCATTTGTAAACCAAGCATGACCATGCCCATCACTTTCGGGCTCGTCGATCCCACCGTGAAGGTGCACCACTGTTGGTACACCTTCTTGATTGGGTGGGATCGCGGTCGGGATGGTTCGATCCCATGGTAAGATGTGCTTGTTTGGGAGATTGTTTGTCCATGTTATGTATGTGTCTATTCCATGGAGGGATTCAATTGTGGGACCTGGTATTGTTGCTGCCTTTTTGGATGTTCCATAGGCAAATACTTGTGTTGGAGGAAGGTCTCTGTGAAATTTCTGTTTAATATCACGAAATCAACTACTATTTGTTAGCCATATATTTCCAATACAAAAAATTCTAACTCATAagcttaaatttttataaattaattaaaaaattatagctTTAAAGTTTAAGACTTTTGCACATTCAAGTTAAAATAcagaattttaattaattaatttaaaatttcagaTATTCACCTGTGCGGCGGTTTTTTACATGAGACTTGATTGCAAAGCCTAGCCCACTTATGATTTTGGTTTCAAACTTTATAAATGTTTAGTGTTactattttaaaacttaaaacacCTTTTTCAAATGTTTAAAAGTCCTATTTCAAgtattacaattttaatttcaGTATGTATGTACATTGCTTTTGCTTAATAGATGTTCAGtatgattattttaaatatacatattatataatttttattgtaaacagttcttatgtaaagttttgagttctaatattttttttcaatcaaacGGATTACTTTATGTATAAAGAAGATGTTAACAAAACTTTATTAATGTTTAATATGACTACTTTAGAACCTAAAAAAGCCTTCTCAAAAACATAAAATCCCTATTCCAAATATTAGACTTTCAATTCCGAAACGTATATACATGGCTTTATAGATATTTAGTATGATTATGGAATTTcgtttataaaaaattatactatcaaatttaaaaattaaaaccaaatcgacttaagtcttaaaattgactttttaagttttaaattggcCTTTTACATCTTGaatttgatcttttaagtcttaaatttaGTATATAATTTGATCTTaaatttgatcttttaagtcttaaatttgATCTTTTACATTTATAGGCGGTTGCAACCGTTGCATACAAGCTTTTGTGTTAAAATTTTCACcattaaaatgattaaaattttatgatttagCCTGAACGTTgtaaactttaatactttgatagttgaaatttataaataataaacattgaGACTATAACTCGTAGTGAGCAATTAAATTTTAAGGCTATATTTTGTAAATGATTAAATTTCTAATTgttaccaaaataaaaattttaaacaaaaatttattaccatgaaaataacacgatatattttataaaaattcagTTACATATTACTCTCAATACCACTTTTTTAACTAGAGGCAAATGGACTGTAAGTATTTTACTAGACCGATCacttataacaataatatattagaaGTCAAAGGAATTAATTATTgagtttttagtaataaaaatcaTGGAATTTTGAACTTGAGAAAGAAGACCCTTTACAACTCATTTTGATTGAGCTTGTccttttgataatttttaaatacttGTATATCTTGTTTCTAGTAAATTAAGGTGTAAACATGCTAAACAATTATATTAGAtattagattatataatatattcgaaTGACTTTGGTTGAGTATATTTTTAACATAGTATAAGAAGCTAATGTAATAAaagattaaatatttaaatttcacGCAATctttaattttaagaaaattattcatCATCAGGTATGAAAATATGTTAACTTAAAGAGTTATTGTCAATAACTTAAAGAGTGAACACAACATATGATTTTTGCTATaaacttaagtttttagttgaattaattCATAACAGATATAAACATAACTAAGTGACAATACAAATCGTTAGAAACAAGAAAATGGGTTTGTTTTGTTTCTAAATACTACAACACTACAATTACCCAAATTAAACAATTAGAAGAGGTAGCTTTCCCTTAAATATTAAGTTACCAATCAGAaaattactaattataattggCTTAAAGATGAATAAACACTGCTTAGTGGACATTTAACTGTAACTCACAAACAGAACATTAGATGCTCTCAACCATATGAATACTAATAATTGAAGCAagtaaacaaactaaaaacaaCTGCGAAATAAGAGATTTTAAACATGTTCaacatatttaaatattatataaaggCATACAGcctaaaaaattagtattttagtattaaattacgtaatatatattaattatttaaatatacaaaattgttagaaaaatatatttgaaaaatttatcaatttttactcCGCATGTGAATGAGTGAGTCAGGTTGGCACAGAACACAATAGACACGACAGATAGGCAGTTCAACACGAGCCGATTTACCTGGTTAATTCAAAACCCTTATTAAGAAAAGAAACAGAGGAAAAAAGAACTGACCCAAGTCTTTTGGAACATGCCAATAGTCAAGGAATTGGAAACTAATCTTCCATGAACATGTTTATAACCAAATAATTTAGGAATATGAGGAAGTTCATCCACAAACATCTTCAAACCATCCCCACTTACTAACTTCTGACTCTCAATTACTCTAAAATTGCTTCCCATAAATCCAAACATTAGAATCAAAATTATGATCATCAtctttaaaaaacaaaagataGATGAACTTGTGAATGTAAAATTATTACTCAAATTATTGTGAAATAATTGGAGTGTGAAAGAATAAAAGGGGTGGTGGGAAATGAAAATAGGGAGTGTTGTAAGTTAGAATCAAAGACAAGGTTATGTTTATAAGTGGGGTAGGATATGTATGAGAATTGGGATGTGTTTGGAACAATTTTTTCAAGAAAATGCCAATATTCTTACTCTGATCTACTTGCTAAAGTAAGCTGCTGTGGATAGTGAACTAGCCATGCAATATCATGTGTTTCTACCCATTGGTCTTCTTGCCTTTTATAGATTTTTTGAGAAGtctcctttattttttttaatcctccatttctttttttatgtctcatttacttttgggttactattcattaattatttttaatttgtattttattcttagtcCATGCATTATACATAGTCAGattagatcttgtttgattcatctcaatataaggtttattaatatctaatttttataacttttacacatatataattatcgctattaagtattaaattagtgcattgacaAACATGCAAAAACCAAatagtgagaattgaaaattaaacaaAGGGAGTGCTTTTTTTAAATAGAGGAAAACGAGTATGAGAAAGAAGTTTACACTTCTATTCTCATTAGACTATATTTGTTGAACTTAGTGGTTTTTATTAGGTTTATTGGTTTGATTTTGAACTAAATGTTTGATGTGggtttaaaatttgatttgtatatttatgttggattttatgtaattgaaaatttatttttgaagttaGATTATCATCGTGTTCGATTACAAATTGCTATGTGTCAGGTCATAAAATTTTTGAATATCTCTGGTATAACTAGAGCTTGATAAACTATGGGGTTGTAAAAACTTAAGAAGATCAtctaaaaaataggaaatacTCACTAGAGATAGGATGGTAAGTTAATTTGAAAGGATGAGAGAAAAAGAATAGTGTAATGTTATTGGACAAATTAGTAGGAACTGCATATCCTATTGGATCTGTCTGCCGCCTCAATTTTTAGGGTCaggatttaattttttagacccCGTGAATCTGAGTCCAAGTAAATAAATTGATCTGGATCTAAGTCTGAGTTTAAGGTCTTCAAACCCAAACCCTCTCTCCCAAACCCTCTCTTTAAACCCATTTAACATTCATATTTGTTTTAGACTCGCTCTACATCTAACCTattatatgattaaaaattaactttaagtTTACTCAAAACTAATTTCTATAATTTATTTGGACTCAATTCATACTTTTATACCACCCAATGACCCATTTTAGTACTAATGTaaagtataaaatattttaagtatgaATAATTAAATCACGACCTATCTAAGACTCATTTAAAAACCTAAACCCATCAAACACAGCGGGTTTGaatccaaatttaaaattttccaacCCTAAAGGCTTGAGTCCGGATCCAAATCCTAATATGGATGCACTAAAAATTAATGGGAATTCAAATTTCACCACTTTTActctttaaatttttct
This region includes:
- the LOC130821097 gene encoding multicopper oxidase LPR2-like, with product MMIIILILMFGFMGSNFRVIESQKLVSGDGLKMFVDELPHIPKLFGYKHVHGRLVSNSLTIGMFQKTWKFHRDLPPTQVFAYGTSKKAATIPGPTIESLHGIDTYITWTNNLPNKHILPWDRTIPTAIPPNQEGVPTVVHLHGGIDEPESDGHGHAWFTNGFKETGPGWTKKTYHYHNQQQPGNAWYHDHAMGLTRVNLLAGLSGAYIVRHPQVEDPLGLPCGDEFDRVLVVCDRDFYINGSIYMNTTGNNPEIHPEWQPEYFGTVIIVNGKAWPYMKVERRKYRFRIINTSNARFYRFYLTNGVPFIHIGSDSAYLSGPTSSKHTLLAPSEISDLIIDFSNFKSNFAVLANDAPYPFPSGDPVDKSSSKVMKFIIKGHHVTDPARIPSRLMKYPIPNLSTASQTRYIAMYEYTSPSDEPTHLYINGLSFDDPVTETPKPGSSEIWYVINLTEDNHPLHVHLGLFVVLDQKKILEFDTFKDCMVKLNDARKCNVHKYGRGNELRVPKHESGWKNVFKMWPGYVTKILVKFSYIHSNVSYPFDATKEPGYVYHCHILDHEDNVMMRPLKLVN